From one Trifolium pratense cultivar HEN17-A07 linkage group LG1, ARS_RC_1.1, whole genome shotgun sequence genomic stretch:
- the LOC123894603 gene encoding uncharacterized protein LOC123894603 yields the protein MSDSAKSTPINDEATRSQSAMGMDSLVVNAIPLSSIPPISPTKKVKKTSKKEKTSQVSLNSSSPSASIKKTKKKSKKSKTESRRNFTMSELHVDPLPSSGVATPVINPAEENVDASGKNPLNLGLDVSNSVETLDVENPAVSENLGKSVPNPPITVDANIGASIETNDDVAAESLKKTGHETHAASSVVTPDAEPNVVSDVTTSLAPENLVDYSESDESLKHKSADEEIAVDKDVNENPDVVIVNETTVSDKSVPINSEASVARRTRSRAGKGVAPRTEEKGKAKKRKAPPTSDSEFEPETDVAASGSTSRKSIGRKKVPQFVPYAPLDNVSFHLENGFARWKFVYHRRLALERNLKEDILQC from the exons ATGTCTGATTCTGCAAAATCCACTCCAATTAATGACGAAGCTACTCGATCTCAGTCCGCTATGGGTATGGATTCTCTTGTTGTTAACGCCATTCCCCTTTCAAGTATACCACCTATAAGTCCTACTAAAAAGGTGAAGAAAACATCGAAGAAGGAGAAGACATCGCAAGTGAGCCTCAACTCTTCATCTCCCTCTGCTTCGattaagaaaacgaagaagaaaagCAAGAAATCAAAAACTGAATCGAGGAGGAattttacaatgtctgaactacATGTTGATCCACTTCCATCGAGTGGTGTTGCTACTCCTGTCATTAATCCTGCAGAAGAAAATGTCGACGCATCTGGTAAGAATCCTCTCAATCTAGGCCTTGATGTTTCCAATTCTGTTGAAACCCTAGATGTAGAGAACCCTGCTGTGtctgaaaatttggggaaaagtgttcctaaTCCCCCTATTACtgttgatgctaatattggtgcttccatTGAGACCAATGATGATGTTGCTGCTGAGTCTCTCAAGAAAACAGGTCATGAGACTCATGCTGCGTCAAGTGTTGTGACACCTGACGCTGAGCCAAATGTTGTgtcagatgttaccacatctttggcaccaGAAAATCTTGTGGACTactctgagtctgatgagagtctcAAACATAAGTCTGCTGATGAAGAGATTGCTGTTGATAAGGATGTTAATGAAAATCCTGATGTTGTAATTGTAAATGAAACAACTGTTAGTGATAAGTCTGTTCCAATAAATTCtgaggctagtgtggctagaAGGACTAGAAGCAgggctggtaaaggt GTGGCACCTAGAACTGAGGAGAAGGGAAAAGCTAAGAAAAGGAAAGCTCCACCAACTAGTGACTCTGAGTTtgagccagagacagatgttgctgcatctggcagcacatccaGGAAAAGTATAGGAAGAAAGAAAGTTCCTCAATTTGTTCCCTACGCTCCTTTGGATAATGTGTCATTCCATCTGGAGAATGGGTTTGCTAGATGGAAGTTTGTGTATCACAGGAGGTTGGCTCTAGAAAGGAATCTGAAAGAAGATATCCTTCAATGCTAA